One window of the Candidatus Zixiibacteriota bacterium genome contains the following:
- the korC gene encoding 2-oxoglutarate synthase subunit KorC, translating to MKAVAKRKSDRYEVRFSGSGGQGLILAGVMLAEAVGTGDGKNVVQTQSYGPEARGGASRSDVVISDGEIYYPKTMKLDLLLALTQEACDKYYGDLKDGGMLVIDSVLVTQVPTKLYYGFPFVRLAREEIGHVMVANVIALGAIAELTGIVSLEAVERVVKKRAPRGTEEKNIKALELGIAIAKKAKKQKQ from the coding sequence TGAAGTCCGGTTTTCCGGATCGGGGGGGCAGGGATTGATCCTTGCCGGAGTCATGCTGGCCGAAGCGGTGGGGACCGGCGACGGTAAAAATGTTGTCCAGACTCAGTCCTATGGACCGGAGGCCCGCGGCGGCGCCAGCCGTTCCGATGTGGTTATTTCGGACGGGGAGATTTATTATCCCAAGACAATGAAACTCGATTTGCTTCTGGCTCTGACGCAGGAAGCCTGCGATAAGTACTACGGCGATCTGAAAGACGGCGGGATGCTGGTAATCGATTCCGTGCTGGTGACACAGGTTCCGACAAAATTGTACTATGGGTTCCCCTTTGTCCGCCTGGCCCGGGAGGAAATCGGGCATGTCATGGTGGCCAATGTCATCGCCCTCGGCGCGATCGCGGAACTGACCGGGATCGTTTCGCTTGAGGCGGTCGAAAGAGTGGTAAAAAAGCGGGCTCCCCGGGGTACAGAGGAGAAGAATATCAAGGCCCTGGAATTGGGGATCGCCATCGCCAAGAAGGCCAAAAAACAGAAACAATAA
- the ndk gene encoding multifunctional nucleoside diphosphate kinase and apyrimidinic endonuclease and 3'-phosphodiesterase (Evidence 2a : Function from experimental evidences in other organisms; PubMedId : 1323446, 14585934, 15096615, 1657712, 7730286; Product type e : enzyme), whose product MEQTLLIIKPDATKRNLIGHIIGRLERAGFEIAQMRLERLTPEKARRFYAVHEGKTFLDSLVEFMSSGPVVPILLRKQNAVADLRLLIGATDPAKAACGTLRQEIALNIQENSVHASDSPENAVKEIAFFFE is encoded by the coding sequence TTGGAGCAGACGCTGTTAATAATCAAACCGGATGCCACGAAACGCAATCTGATCGGCCATATCATAGGCCGGCTGGAAAGAGCCGGCTTCGAAATAGCGCAGATGCGGCTGGAACGTCTTACTCCCGAAAAGGCGCGCCGATTTTATGCCGTCCACGAGGGCAAGACGTTTCTTGATTCCCTCGTGGAATTTATGTCGTCCGGCCCGGTGGTGCCGATCCTGCTTCGTAAACAGAATGCCGTTGCCGACCTGCGGCTTTTGATTGGCGCGACCGATCCGGCCAAAGCGGCCTGTGGCACGCTCCGGCAGGAAATCGCTCTGAATATCCAGGAAAACTCCGTGCATGCTTCCGATTCGCCGGAAAATGCCGTCAAGGAAATCGCCTTTTTCTTTGAATGA
- a CDS encoding conserved hypothetical protein (Evidence 4 : Unknown function but conserved in other organisms), with the protein MDKFINYGDEKLPLNFPENVSLDEFQYSEKHDSFDFKALHHAINEEGNDLFPFRSADLFVVNDAYRHTPTDIILKWFNDNGYLGDRSIFIVATGCHAAPNDMQMRKIFGALYDSLKNRIRVHDAYDRGSMVKIGVDGEGHPVYINRLLHDAGNIVVIGSVEPHYFAGFTGGRKSIFPGLADYDTTVRNHARAVNFEAAPMRLDGNPVADDLSSLMNLVADKMIFSFQIVSIPSGGIVGIFCGAMGKSFEMAAQLAREVFGITAESHYDLILAEVRPPLDSNLYQLQKSLENCQMALRDGGSMVLFSPCHEGIGSESFYNLADIWKSGENHEDAVNDKFGIHKLYRVKKISERIGIYLHSNLPEGVSDKVFFRTVKDSQVLINEISKKGKTIKAALVRDAGQTVLTVRSKSQN; encoded by the coding sequence ATGGATAAATTCATCAATTATGGTGATGAAAAGTTGCCACTGAATTTTCCCGAGAATGTATCTCTGGATGAATTCCAGTATTCTGAAAAGCATGATTCATTCGATTTCAAGGCTCTTCATCATGCCATAAATGAAGAGGGAAACGACCTCTTTCCCTTTCGTTCAGCCGATCTTTTTGTTGTCAACGACGCTTATCGCCACACACCGACGGATATTATTCTAAAGTGGTTCAATGATAACGGCTACCTGGGGGACAGATCCATTTTTATCGTCGCCACCGGCTGTCATGCGGCGCCGAACGATATGCAGATGCGCAAGATTTTCGGGGCCCTGTATGATTCATTGAAGAATCGCATTCGCGTGCATGACGCCTATGATCGGGGCAGTATGGTGAAAATAGGGGTCGATGGCGAGGGCCATCCGGTTTATATAAATAGATTGCTGCATGATGCCGGCAATATTGTCGTCATCGGCTCGGTGGAGCCGCATTATTTTGCCGGTTTTACGGGGGGACGAAAATCCATTTTCCCGGGATTGGCCGACTACGATACTACGGTTCGCAATCATGCCCGGGCGGTCAATTTCGAAGCGGCGCCGATGCGACTCGACGGCAATCCGGTGGCCGATGATTTATCCTCGCTTATGAATCTCGTCGCCGATAAAATGATTTTCAGTTTTCAGATAGTATCGATTCCATCGGGCGGTATAGTGGGGATTTTCTGCGGTGCAATGGGGAAATCTTTCGAGATGGCGGCGCAATTGGCCCGGGAGGTTTTTGGGATCACGGCCGAAAGTCATTATGATCTGATACTTGCCGAGGTTCGCCCGCCGCTCGACAGCAATCTCTATCAACTTCAAAAGTCGCTTGAAAATTGCCAGATGGCGCTTCGCGACGGCGGGAGCATGGTGCTTTTTTCGCCCTGTCACGAAGGAATCGGAAGTGAGAGTTTCTATAATTTGGCCGATATCTGGAAATCGGGGGAGAACCACGAAGATGCGGTCAATGACAAATTCGGTATTCATAAATTATATCGAGTAAAGAAAATCTCGGAGCGGATCGGGATTTATCTCCATTCGAATCTTCCGGAAGGCGTCTCTGATAAAGTCTTTTTCAGGACGGTAAAGGACTCGCAGGTCCTCATAAACGAAATATCGAAAAAAGGGAAGACAATTAAGGCCGCACTGGTCAGGGATGCCGGGCAGACGGTACTGACGGTGCGCTCGAAAAGTCAGAATTAA
- the mdh gene encoding Malate dehydrogenase: MNRKIAVIGAGNVGASVAQYLAEANLADVVMVDILEGIPQGKALDLTQAGPVRKYNCHVTGSNDYKDIKGADLVVITAGLARKPGMTREDLLKMNADIVGGAADNIKKHAPKSFVIVVTNPLDIMTYHAFKRTGFPANRVCGQAGILDSTRFRAFVAMELNVAMSDIQAMVLGGHGDTMVPLPRYTTVGGIPIGELIPAERIQAISDRTRDGGAEIVKLLKSGSAYYAPAAATVEMARAILLDEKRVVPASAYLNGEYGLTDLYIGVPVILGAGGVEKVLELKLQKKELDALTKSGATYKGFLKEIGY; encoded by the coding sequence ATGAACAGGAAAATCGCCGTAATCGGAGCCGGAAATGTCGGCGCCAGTGTGGCGCAGTATCTGGCCGAGGCCAATCTGGCCGATGTCGTCATGGTTGACATTCTCGAAGGGATTCCGCAGGGGAAAGCGCTGGATCTGACCCAGGCCGGCCCGGTCCGGAAGTACAATTGCCATGTTACCGGCAGTAACGATTATAAAGATATCAAGGGCGCCGATCTCGTGGTCATCACGGCCGGTCTGGCCCGCAAACCGGGCATGACCCGCGAGGATCTGCTGAAAATGAACGCCGATATCGTGGGCGGAGCCGCGGACAATATCAAAAAGCACGCTCCCAAATCATTTGTCATCGTGGTGACCAACCCGCTGGATATCATGACCTATCATGCCTTCAAGAGAACCGGTTTCCCGGCCAATCGCGTCTGCGGTCAGGCGGGAATTCTCGATTCCACGCGGTTCCGCGCTTTTGTCGCGATGGAACTGAATGTCGCCATGTCCGATATTCAGGCGATGGTGCTTGGCGGTCACGGCGATACGATGGTCCCGCTGCCGCGCTACACTACGGTCGGCGGTATCCCGATCGGGGAACTGATTCCGGCGGAGAGAATTCAGGCGATATCGGATCGGACCCGTGACGGCGGGGCGGAAATCGTGAAACTGCTCAAGTCCGGTTCCGCCTATTATGCACCGGCGGCCGCGACCGTAGAAATGGCCCGCGCCATTCTGCTTGATGAAAAGAGAGTCGTTCCGGCATCGGCCTATCTAAACGGCGAATACGGCTTGACCGACCTGTATATCGGCGTGCCGGTCATTCTCGGCGCCGGCGGAGTGGAAAAGGTACTGGAACTGAAACTGCAGAAAAAGGAACTCGATGCCCTTACCAAATCCGGGGCGACATACAAGGGATTCCTTAAGGAAATCGGTTATTAA
- the icd gene encoding isocitrate dehydrogenase, specific for NADP+; e14 prophage (Evidence 2a : Function from experimental evidences in other organisms; PubMedId : 10623532, 2204109, 2682654, 3112144, 9298646, 9352899; Product type h : extrachromosomal origin) encodes MSPKFKHIVIPKDGEKITIKNKKLAVPDQPIIPVMEGDGIGRDIMRATRRVVDAAVNKAYGGKRRIAWMDIYAGEKAQEIYGEIMPKETFDAIKQYIVALKGPLTTPIGGGFRSLNVTLRQVLNLYACVRPVRYFEGVPAPVKHPEKMNVVIYRENTEDVYAGIEWAKGTKEVKQVIDFLNKKFKLSIRTDSGIGIKPISVTGTKRLVRKAIQYAIDKKRKSVTLVHKGNIMKYTEGAFRDWGYKLATTEFRDKVVTEDEVNKQFGGQVPAGKILVNDRIADSMFQQILTRTGEYEVLATPNLNGDYLSDACAAQVGGLGMAPGANIGDFVGLFEATHGTAPKYADKDVINPGSLILSAVMMLDYLGWGEAGEMIERAMEATIKNKTVTYDLERQMEGATKVSTSQFATNIINNMR; translated from the coding sequence ATGTCCCCCAAATTCAAACATATTGTTATCCCCAAAGACGGGGAGAAGATTACGATCAAAAACAAGAAACTGGCCGTGCCCGACCAGCCGATCATACCGGTTATGGAAGGCGACGGCATCGGCCGGGATATCATGAGGGCCACCCGCCGGGTGGTCGATGCGGCGGTCAACAAGGCATATGGCGGCAAGCGGCGCATTGCCTGGATGGATATTTACGCCGGGGAAAAAGCCCAGGAGATATACGGCGAAATAATGCCCAAAGAGACTTTTGACGCCATCAAGCAGTACATTGTCGCCCTCAAGGGTCCTCTGACCACACCGATCGGCGGCGGCTTCCGCTCCCTCAACGTGACCCTGCGACAGGTCCTTAATCTCTACGCCTGTGTCCGCCCGGTGCGGTATTTCGAGGGTGTTCCCGCCCCGGTGAAGCATCCCGAGAAGATGAACGTGGTCATTTACCGGGAAAACACCGAGGATGTTTATGCCGGTATCGAGTGGGCCAAAGGGACCAAAGAAGTCAAGCAGGTGATTGATTTTCTGAACAAGAAATTCAAACTCTCGATTCGGACCGATTCCGGTATCGGGATCAAGCCGATATCTGTTACCGGCACCAAGCGGCTGGTGCGCAAGGCGATCCAGTACGCGATCGATAAGAAACGTAAATCGGTGACCCTGGTGCACAAAGGGAACATCATGAAGTACACCGAAGGGGCTTTCCGTGACTGGGGCTACAAACTGGCCACCACCGAATTCCGGGACAAAGTCGTGACCGAGGATGAGGTGAACAAGCAGTTTGGCGGACAGGTCCCGGCCGGCAAGATTCTGGTTAATGACCGTATCGCCGATTCGATGTTCCAGCAGATATTAACCCGCACCGGCGAATATGAGGTTCTGGCGACCCCCAATCTTAACGGCGATTACCTCTCCGACGCCTGCGCGGCGCAGGTCGGCGGACTCGGCATGGCGCCGGGCGCCAATATCGGCGATTTTGTCGGCCTGTTCGAGGCGACTCACGGGACCGCTCCGAAGTATGCCGATAAGGATGTCATCAATCCCGGTTCATTGATACTCTCTGCCGTGATGATGCTTGATTATCTCGGCTGGGGCGAGGCCGGCGAGATGATCGAACGGGCGATGGAAGCCACTATTAAGAATAAGACGGTGACCTACGATCTGGAACGTCAGATGGAAGGGGCCACGAAGGTTTCCACGTCGCAGTTCGCCACCAATATTATCAATAATATGCGTTGA
- a CDS encoding Transglutaminase domain-containing protein, translating into MSKTYTICFAIFMTLSGVVFKTNAQSINYPDDIAAVLDSAGENRVALEEVLFHYRDDSLKFQAACFLIRNMPGHSYVTYKLVDTAGNEVLFNALEYPTYDSLNRAFDAIQAKTGDLDFRKKDLFDDTKTIRADFLINHIDYAFRARTEKPWAKWLTFDQFCQYVLPYRGSNEPLEDWRPYFWEKYINLPKEMKDSTDPVEAASLINNDIRKWFTFSEIYYYHPTDQGLEEMRQSGKGRCEDMTNLAIFAMRANGLAVTSDYTPFWGNAGNNHAWNAILLPDGRVVPFMGDEANPGEYKLANKIAKAYRKTYEDHPENLVFQERKQKKIPGWLAGKSYIDVTPAYARVSNLNINLDAPLPDSIDIAYLCVFNSGEWQAIQWGRAADSTALFKEMGRDILYLPALYINEKIVPGGTPFILDTVGTMHALAPDTSTRVALTLISITNPKLEWSTEGIEKTKVKPGQEYELFYWNGEWLSLGKVTSDDRGVSFANVPSGALYWLRKTDSSKEERVFTMENGEQKWW; encoded by the coding sequence ATGTCCAAGACATATACGATTTGCTTTGCCATATTTATGACTTTGTCCGGGGTCGTTTTTAAAACCAATGCTCAGTCGATAAATTATCCCGATGATATTGCCGCCGTCCTTGATTCGGCGGGAGAAAATCGGGTGGCGCTGGAGGAAGTTCTGTTTCATTATCGGGACGATTCTCTTAAGTTTCAGGCCGCCTGCTTTCTTATCAGAAACATGCCGGGGCACAGTTATGTGACCTACAAACTGGTCGATACTGCCGGCAATGAGGTTCTGTTCAACGCTCTTGAATACCCGACTTATGACAGTCTGAACAGGGCCTTCGACGCCATTCAGGCAAAGACGGGCGACCTTGATTTCAGAAAGAAGGATCTATTCGACGATACAAAAACAATCAGGGCCGATTTTCTGATAAATCATATCGATTATGCCTTCCGGGCCCGGACAGAGAAGCCGTGGGCGAAGTGGCTCACCTTCGACCAGTTCTGCCAATATGTTCTTCCGTACCGCGGAAGTAACGAACCTCTGGAAGATTGGCGCCCCTATTTTTGGGAAAAATATATTAACCTCCCCAAGGAGATGAAAGATTCGACCGATCCGGTCGAAGCGGCCAGTCTTATCAATAACGATATCAGAAAATGGTTCACCTTCAGCGAAATCTATTATTATCATCCCACTGATCAGGGGTTGGAAGAAATGCGTCAATCCGGCAAGGGCCGCTGTGAAGATATGACCAACCTGGCCATTTTTGCCATGCGGGCCAATGGGCTGGCGGTCACGAGCGATTATACGCCGTTCTGGGGCAATGCCGGAAACAATCACGCCTGGAACGCTATTCTTCTGCCCGACGGCCGAGTGGTGCCGTTTATGGGCGATGAAGCCAATCCCGGCGAATACAAACTCGCCAATAAGATTGCCAAGGCGTATCGCAAGACCTATGAAGATCATCCCGAGAACCTTGTTTTTCAGGAACGAAAGCAGAAGAAGATCCCCGGCTGGCTGGCGGGGAAGAGTTATATCGATGTCACGCCGGCCTACGCCAGAGTCTCCAACCTGAATATAAATTTGGACGCACCGCTTCCCGATTCGATCGATATCGCCTATCTATGCGTTTTCAATTCCGGGGAATGGCAGGCGATCCAGTGGGGGAGAGCCGCCGACAGCACGGCACTGTTCAAAGAAATGGGACGCGATATTTTGTACCTTCCGGCGTTGTACATCAACGAAAAGATTGTCCCCGGCGGCACCCCGTTCATTCTTGATACCGTCGGAACGATGCACGCCCTTGCGCCCGATACATCGACCCGGGTTGCTCTCACTCTGATTTCGATCACCAATCCCAAACTGGAATGGTCCACCGAAGGGATCGAAAAGACGAAAGTGAAACCGGGGCAGGAATACGAGTTGTTCTACTGGAACGGGGAATGGCTATCGCTCGGAAAAGTGACATCCGACGATAGGGGAGTATCGTTCGCTAATGTCCCGTCCGGCGCCCTGTACTGGCTCCGCAAGACCGATTCCAGCAAAGAGGAGCGGGTATTCACCATGGAGAATGGCGAGCAGAAATGGTGGTGA
- a CDS encoding hypothetical protein (Evidence 5 : Unknown function) translates to MKIRTLLLFILVSITILTFGEEQSPVKFRNSANYLPVDTIANFHIITRLESSPAYNRNATGNLSLTGEIDISYRPSPEEASPNSMPEISVDSFRIVYDGDSVFNYPRLSRKSELGNSEGGMRRDSIVISLSPLNCPAAVEKLLFRYTAVIWDDTNRIVGNYEHLLYRKSRDNSWIWITEPPRSNPFSQNTTIAYTVPESSRVMIVIYNVKGQIVDTLVNDMQAEGQYEMEWVPDTSLPGGVYFYKITAGTMAVTKKIVLVK, encoded by the coding sequence ATGAAAATCCGGACATTGTTATTATTCATATTGGTTTCAATTACGATTCTTACTTTCGGCGAAGAGCAGAGTCCCGTCAAGTTTCGGAATTCTGCAAATTATCTCCCGGTCGATACAATAGCAAATTTTCATATCATTACCCGCCTTGAAAGCAGTCCTGCCTACAACCGCAACGCAACCGGGAATTTGTCATTAACAGGCGAAATTGATATTAGTTATCGCCCATCGCCGGAAGAAGCATCCCCCAATTCTATGCCGGAAATCTCGGTCGATTCTTTTCGTATTGTTTATGATGGCGACAGTGTCTTCAATTACCCGCGGCTGTCGCGGAAATCGGAGTTAGGAAATTCGGAAGGCGGAATGAGAAGAGATAGCATAGTTATCTCGCTATCTCCGCTCAATTGTCCGGCGGCAGTTGAAAAACTGCTTTTCCGATACACCGCCGTTATTTGGGATGATACAAATCGAATTGTCGGAAATTATGAGCACTTACTTTATCGTAAGTCGCGAGATAATTCCTGGATATGGATCACGGAGCCGCCCCGGTCAAATCCTTTTTCTCAGAATACGACCATTGCCTATACTGTCCCGGAGTCATCCCGGGTGATGATAGTCATTTATAATGTCAAGGGACAGATTGTCGACACTCTGGTCAACGACATGCAGGCCGAGGGGCAATATGAGATGGAATGGGTGCCGGATACTTCGCTTCCCGGAGGCGTTTATTTCTATAAAATAACCGCGGGAACAATGGCTGTGACAAAGAAAATCGTATTGGTGAAATAA